Proteins encoded together in one Mus caroli chromosome 4, CAROLI_EIJ_v1.1, whole genome shotgun sequence window:
- the Kiaa2013 gene encoding uncharacterized protein KIAA2013 homolog isoform X3, with product MWLQQRLKGLPGLLSSSWARRLLCLLGLLVLLLWFASSGARRAAGGLHLPSWARSEPGAAEPSACLEAATRAWRGLRDRGEAVPLGPGVPALVANGFLALDASNNRLWVTPGEREPAVTPDFVPFVQLRPLNVVAEAGEAVLLLREGLLRRVRCLQLGTPGSGPAAGVPGPASASGLSAGSGRDCVLLQEDFLAHRGRPHVYLQRIQLNNPTERVAALQTVGPTAGPVPKSFTSTLEKVGDHQFLLYSGRSTPLPSGLVHLVVVTSKKLVNRLQVAPKTQLDETVLWVVHISGPIHPQVLKSKGAKELKALQDLARKEMLELLEMPASELLQNHQYLWAQLFSPGVEMKRITDAHTPSGLTVNLTLYYMLSCSPAPLLSPSLSHREREQMEATLNYEDHCFSGHATMHAENLWPGQLSSVQQILQLADLWKLTLQKRGCKGLVKVGAPGILQGMVLSFGGLQFTENHLQFQADPEVLHNSYALHGIRYKNDHINLAVLVDAEGKPYLHVSLESRGQPVKIYACEAGCLHDPVELTSEPGGHTFSVMVTQPITPLLYISTDLTHLQDLRHTLHLKAILAHDEHMAQQDPGLPFLFWFSVASLITLFHLFLFKLIYNEYCGPGAKPLFRSKEDPSV from the exons ATGTGGCTGCAGCAGCGCCTGAAGGGGCTGCCGGGGCTGCTGTCGAGCAGCTGGGCCCGCCGCCTCCTCTGCCTGCTCGGCCTCTTGGTGCTGCTCCTGTGGTTCGCGAGCTCCGGGGCGCGGCGGGCGGCGGGCGGCCTGCACCTGCCGTCCTGGGCCCGCAGCGAGCCGGGCGCCGCCGAGCCGTCCGCCTGCCTGGAGGCGGCCACCCGCGCGTGGCGCGGCCTGCGTGATCGCGGCGAGGCGGTGCCGCTTGGCCCCGGGGTGCCAGCCCTGGTGGCCAACGGCTTCCTGGCTCTGGACGCCTCCAACAACCGGCTGTGGGTGACGCCCGGAGAGCGGGAGCCTGCCGTGACGCCGGACTTCGTGCCCTTCGTGCAGCTACGCCCGCTGAATGTGGTGGCCGAGGCCGGAGAGGCGGTGCTGCTGCTGCGGGAGGGCCTGCTGCGCCGAGTGCGCTGCCTGCAGTTAGGGACCCCGGGCTCGGGCCCTGCCGCTGGTGTCCCCGGGCCCGCCTCGGCCTCCGGGCTCTCCGCGGGGTCGGGCCGGGACTGCGTGCTCCTGCAGGAGGACTTCCTGGCGCACCGAGGCCGACCCCACGTCTATTTGCAGCGCATTCAGCTCAACAATCCCACGGAGCGCGTGGCCGCGTTGCAGACTGTGGGGCCCACCGCGGGCCCAGTCCCCAAGTCCTTCACCAGCACCCTGGAGAAGGTCGGAGATCACCAGTTTCTCCTCTACTCGGGCCGGTCCACACCCCTTCCATCGGGGCTGGTGCACTTGGTCGTGGTGACCTCTAAGAAGTTAGTGAACAGGCTCCAGGTGGCTCCCAAGACACAGCTGGACGAGACGGTGCTGTGGGTGGTGCACATATCTGGTCCCATCCACCCCCAGGTGCTCAAAAGCAAAGGAGCCAAGGAGCTCAAGGCGCTGCAGGACTTAGCACGGAAGGAGATGCTGGAGCTGTTGGAGATGCCCGCCTCGGAGCTGCTTCAGAATCACCAGTACCTCTGGGCCCAGCTCTTCAGTCCCG GTGTGGAGATGAAGAGGATCACAGATGCTCACACGCCGTCTGGCCTGACGGTGAATCTGACCCTGTACTACATGCTCTCCTGCTCGCCAGCCCCACTGCTCAGCCCCTCTCTGAGCCACAGGGAACGCGAGCAGATGGAGGCAACGCTCAACTATGAAGACCACTGCTTCAGTGGCCACGCCACCATGCACGCCGAGAACCTGTGGCCTGGCCAGCTCTCCTCAGTGCAGCAGATCCTGCAGCTGGCTGACCTGTGGAAGTTGACCCTCCAGAAGCGCGGCTGCAAGGGGCTGGTGAAGGTTGGCGCTCCAGGCATCCTGCAAGGCATGGTGCTCAGCTTCGGCGGGCTACAGTTCACAGAAAACCACCTGCAGTTCCAGGCCGACCCCGAGGTGCTCCACAACAGCTATGCGCTTCACGGCATCCGCTACAAGAACGACCACATCAACCTGGCTGTGCTGGTGGACGCTGAGGGCAAGCCCTACCTGCATGTGTCTTTGGAGTCCCGAGGCCAACCCGTCAAGATCTACGCCTGTGAGGCAGGCTGCCTCCATGACCCCGTGGAGCTGACCTCAGAGCCTGGAGGCCACACCTTCTCTGTCATGGTGACCCAGCCCATCACACCACTGTTGTACATCTCCACCGACCTCACACATCTGCAGGACCTGCGGCACACGCTGCACCTTAAGGCCATCCTGGCCCACGATGAGCACATGGCCCAGCAGGATCCCGGCCTGCCCTTCCTCTTCTGGTTCAGTGTGGCCTCCCTCATCACcctcttccacctcttcctctttaAACTCATCTATAATGAGTACTGTGGGCCTGGAGCCAAGCCCCTCTTCAGGAGCAAG GAAGATCCCAGTGTCTGA
- the Kiaa2013 gene encoding uncharacterized protein KIAA2013 homolog isoform X1 codes for MWLQQRLKGLPGLLSSSWARRLLCLLGLLVLLLWFASSGARRAAGGLHLPSWARSEPGAAEPSACLEAATRAWRGLRDRGEAVPLGPGVPALVANGFLALDASNNRLWVTPGEREPAVTPDFVPFVQLRPLNVVAEAGEAVLLLREGLLRRVRCLQLGTPGSGPAAGVPGPASASGLSAGSGRDCVLLQEDFLAHRGRPHVYLQRIQLNNPTERVAALQTVGPTAGPVPKSFTSTLEKVGDHQFLLYSGRSTPLPSGLVHLVVVTSKKLVNRLQVAPKTQLDETVLWVVHISGPIHPQVLKSKGAKELKALQDLARKEMLELLEMPASELLQNHQYLWAQLFSPGVEMKRITDAHTPSGLTVNLTLYYMLSCSPAPLLSPSLSHREREQMEATLNYEDHCFSGHATMHAENLWPGQLSSVQQILQLADLWKLTLQKRGCKGLVKVGAPGILQGMVLSFGGLQFTENHLQFQADPEVLHNSYALHGIRYKNDHINLAVLVDAEGKPYLHVSLESRGQPVKIYACEAGCLHDPVELTSEPGGHTFSVMVTQPITPLLYISTDLTHLQDLRHTLHLKAILAHDEHMAQQDPGLPFLFWFSVASLITLFHLFLFKLIYNEYCGPGAKPLFRSKARLSGKAVLGPQEQAADGGRSEFLMMGEPVETWVGKQCGEVLPSSQLLTSYIEKEDPSV; via the exons ATGTGGCTGCAGCAGCGCCTGAAGGGGCTGCCGGGGCTGCTGTCGAGCAGCTGGGCCCGCCGCCTCCTCTGCCTGCTCGGCCTCTTGGTGCTGCTCCTGTGGTTCGCGAGCTCCGGGGCGCGGCGGGCGGCGGGCGGCCTGCACCTGCCGTCCTGGGCCCGCAGCGAGCCGGGCGCCGCCGAGCCGTCCGCCTGCCTGGAGGCGGCCACCCGCGCGTGGCGCGGCCTGCGTGATCGCGGCGAGGCGGTGCCGCTTGGCCCCGGGGTGCCAGCCCTGGTGGCCAACGGCTTCCTGGCTCTGGACGCCTCCAACAACCGGCTGTGGGTGACGCCCGGAGAGCGGGAGCCTGCCGTGACGCCGGACTTCGTGCCCTTCGTGCAGCTACGCCCGCTGAATGTGGTGGCCGAGGCCGGAGAGGCGGTGCTGCTGCTGCGGGAGGGCCTGCTGCGCCGAGTGCGCTGCCTGCAGTTAGGGACCCCGGGCTCGGGCCCTGCCGCTGGTGTCCCCGGGCCCGCCTCGGCCTCCGGGCTCTCCGCGGGGTCGGGCCGGGACTGCGTGCTCCTGCAGGAGGACTTCCTGGCGCACCGAGGCCGACCCCACGTCTATTTGCAGCGCATTCAGCTCAACAATCCCACGGAGCGCGTGGCCGCGTTGCAGACTGTGGGGCCCACCGCGGGCCCAGTCCCCAAGTCCTTCACCAGCACCCTGGAGAAGGTCGGAGATCACCAGTTTCTCCTCTACTCGGGCCGGTCCACACCCCTTCCATCGGGGCTGGTGCACTTGGTCGTGGTGACCTCTAAGAAGTTAGTGAACAGGCTCCAGGTGGCTCCCAAGACACAGCTGGACGAGACGGTGCTGTGGGTGGTGCACATATCTGGTCCCATCCACCCCCAGGTGCTCAAAAGCAAAGGAGCCAAGGAGCTCAAGGCGCTGCAGGACTTAGCACGGAAGGAGATGCTGGAGCTGTTGGAGATGCCCGCCTCGGAGCTGCTTCAGAATCACCAGTACCTCTGGGCCCAGCTCTTCAGTCCCG GTGTGGAGATGAAGAGGATCACAGATGCTCACACGCCGTCTGGCCTGACGGTGAATCTGACCCTGTACTACATGCTCTCCTGCTCGCCAGCCCCACTGCTCAGCCCCTCTCTGAGCCACAGGGAACGCGAGCAGATGGAGGCAACGCTCAACTATGAAGACCACTGCTTCAGTGGCCACGCCACCATGCACGCCGAGAACCTGTGGCCTGGCCAGCTCTCCTCAGTGCAGCAGATCCTGCAGCTGGCTGACCTGTGGAAGTTGACCCTCCAGAAGCGCGGCTGCAAGGGGCTGGTGAAGGTTGGCGCTCCAGGCATCCTGCAAGGCATGGTGCTCAGCTTCGGCGGGCTACAGTTCACAGAAAACCACCTGCAGTTCCAGGCCGACCCCGAGGTGCTCCACAACAGCTATGCGCTTCACGGCATCCGCTACAAGAACGACCACATCAACCTGGCTGTGCTGGTGGACGCTGAGGGCAAGCCCTACCTGCATGTGTCTTTGGAGTCCCGAGGCCAACCCGTCAAGATCTACGCCTGTGAGGCAGGCTGCCTCCATGACCCCGTGGAGCTGACCTCAGAGCCTGGAGGCCACACCTTCTCTGTCATGGTGACCCAGCCCATCACACCACTGTTGTACATCTCCACCGACCTCACACATCTGCAGGACCTGCGGCACACGCTGCACCTTAAGGCCATCCTGGCCCACGATGAGCACATGGCCCAGCAGGATCCCGGCCTGCCCTTCCTCTTCTGGTTCAGTGTGGCCTCCCTCATCACcctcttccacctcttcctctttaAACTCATCTATAATGAGTACTGTGGGCCTGGAGCCAAGCCCCTCTTCAGGAGCAAG GCCAGGCTTTCAGGGAAAGCAGTCCTTGGCCCTCAGGAGCAGGCAGCAGACGGAGGCAGGTCTGAGTTCCTCATGATGGGGGAACCAGTGGAGACTTGGGTCGGAAAGCAGTGTGGAGAAGTTCTTCCAAGTAGCCAGCTTTTGACCAGCTATATAGAAAAG GAAGATCCCAGTGTCTGA
- the Kiaa2013 gene encoding uncharacterized protein KIAA2013 homolog isoform X2: MWLQQRLKGLPGLLSSSWARRLLCLLGLLVLLLWFASSGARRAAGGLHLPSWARSEPGAAEPSACLEAATRAWRGLRDRGEAVPLGPGVPALVANGFLALDASNNRLWVTPGEREPAVTPDFVPFVQLRPLNVVAEAGEAVLLLREGLLRRVRCLQLGTPGSGPAAGVPGPASASGLSAGSGRDCVLLQEDFLAHRGRPHVYLQRIQLNNPTERVAALQTVGPTAGPVPKSFTSTLEKVGDHQFLLYSGRSTPLPSGLVHLVVVTSKKLVNRLQVAPKTQLDETVLWVVHISGPIHPQVLKSKGAKELKALQDLARKEMLELLEMPASELLQNHQYLWAQLFSPGVEMKRITDAHTPSGLTVNLTLYYMLSCSPAPLLSPSLSHREREQMEATLNYEDHCFSGHATMHAENLWPGQLSSVQQILQLADLWKLTLQKRGCKGLVKVGAPGILQGMVLSFGGLQFTENHLQFQADPEVLHNSYALHGIRYKNDHINLAVLVDAEGKPYLHVSLESRGQPVKIYACEAGCLHDPVELTSEPGGHTFSVMVTQPITPLLYISTDLTHLQDLRHTLHLKAILAHDEHMAQQDPGLPFLFWFSVASLITLFHLFLFKLIYNEYCGPGAKPLFRSKVGYLDS; the protein is encoded by the exons ATGTGGCTGCAGCAGCGCCTGAAGGGGCTGCCGGGGCTGCTGTCGAGCAGCTGGGCCCGCCGCCTCCTCTGCCTGCTCGGCCTCTTGGTGCTGCTCCTGTGGTTCGCGAGCTCCGGGGCGCGGCGGGCGGCGGGCGGCCTGCACCTGCCGTCCTGGGCCCGCAGCGAGCCGGGCGCCGCCGAGCCGTCCGCCTGCCTGGAGGCGGCCACCCGCGCGTGGCGCGGCCTGCGTGATCGCGGCGAGGCGGTGCCGCTTGGCCCCGGGGTGCCAGCCCTGGTGGCCAACGGCTTCCTGGCTCTGGACGCCTCCAACAACCGGCTGTGGGTGACGCCCGGAGAGCGGGAGCCTGCCGTGACGCCGGACTTCGTGCCCTTCGTGCAGCTACGCCCGCTGAATGTGGTGGCCGAGGCCGGAGAGGCGGTGCTGCTGCTGCGGGAGGGCCTGCTGCGCCGAGTGCGCTGCCTGCAGTTAGGGACCCCGGGCTCGGGCCCTGCCGCTGGTGTCCCCGGGCCCGCCTCGGCCTCCGGGCTCTCCGCGGGGTCGGGCCGGGACTGCGTGCTCCTGCAGGAGGACTTCCTGGCGCACCGAGGCCGACCCCACGTCTATTTGCAGCGCATTCAGCTCAACAATCCCACGGAGCGCGTGGCCGCGTTGCAGACTGTGGGGCCCACCGCGGGCCCAGTCCCCAAGTCCTTCACCAGCACCCTGGAGAAGGTCGGAGATCACCAGTTTCTCCTCTACTCGGGCCGGTCCACACCCCTTCCATCGGGGCTGGTGCACTTGGTCGTGGTGACCTCTAAGAAGTTAGTGAACAGGCTCCAGGTGGCTCCCAAGACACAGCTGGACGAGACGGTGCTGTGGGTGGTGCACATATCTGGTCCCATCCACCCCCAGGTGCTCAAAAGCAAAGGAGCCAAGGAGCTCAAGGCGCTGCAGGACTTAGCACGGAAGGAGATGCTGGAGCTGTTGGAGATGCCCGCCTCGGAGCTGCTTCAGAATCACCAGTACCTCTGGGCCCAGCTCTTCAGTCCCG GTGTGGAGATGAAGAGGATCACAGATGCTCACACGCCGTCTGGCCTGACGGTGAATCTGACCCTGTACTACATGCTCTCCTGCTCGCCAGCCCCACTGCTCAGCCCCTCTCTGAGCCACAGGGAACGCGAGCAGATGGAGGCAACGCTCAACTATGAAGACCACTGCTTCAGTGGCCACGCCACCATGCACGCCGAGAACCTGTGGCCTGGCCAGCTCTCCTCAGTGCAGCAGATCCTGCAGCTGGCTGACCTGTGGAAGTTGACCCTCCAGAAGCGCGGCTGCAAGGGGCTGGTGAAGGTTGGCGCTCCAGGCATCCTGCAAGGCATGGTGCTCAGCTTCGGCGGGCTACAGTTCACAGAAAACCACCTGCAGTTCCAGGCCGACCCCGAGGTGCTCCACAACAGCTATGCGCTTCACGGCATCCGCTACAAGAACGACCACATCAACCTGGCTGTGCTGGTGGACGCTGAGGGCAAGCCCTACCTGCATGTGTCTTTGGAGTCCCGAGGCCAACCCGTCAAGATCTACGCCTGTGAGGCAGGCTGCCTCCATGACCCCGTGGAGCTGACCTCAGAGCCTGGAGGCCACACCTTCTCTGTCATGGTGACCCAGCCCATCACACCACTGTTGTACATCTCCACCGACCTCACACATCTGCAGGACCTGCGGCACACGCTGCACCTTAAGGCCATCCTGGCCCACGATGAGCACATGGCCCAGCAGGATCCCGGCCTGCCCTTCCTCTTCTGGTTCAGTGTGGCCTCCCTCATCACcctcttccacctcttcctctttaAACTCATCTATAATGAGTACTGTGGGCCTGGAGCCAAGCCCCTCTTCAGGAGCAAGGTAGGTTACCTCGATTCCTGA